A region from the Paenibacillus humicola genome encodes:
- a CDS encoding sensor histidine kinase: MRKNSVVLKLFVVTSVMILLVYSLVMLAEGLFFERFYRLSKVHALERNMSRFAVQLGQAGSGERELSRLLGAFMNENDASTALLNQRFERIAVDPYFLELQTSKKRILIPIPAEGMTQDDLPQGIRAGDTLTVDGIYMDEKDTVLHPVVIRRENAAAVQEGLTRVSGKVSDLLLPEQRSFNPLYQDSLLDDALRDWVADEGGDQSRLRSGQTVRTEWSDKWSGVRYAVLIRPLPAAGGGERYLFVLSSMQPVGEAVDILGKYVIFLTPIILLLILVLSLIYSRIVSRPLIALSRSAARLARLDFGAEPEIRSKDEFGELSRHLTLLSRNLDSALQELTEANTKLQQDVLEKQRSEQLRKELIANISHELKTPLGIVKGFAEGLQDGVAGDKKDRYLALIVSETDRMNALIMDMLELSKYEVKAVRLKPESLLLQALIQTAADSFAQQLESKGLRAELKAGEEDLRVIADPARIEQVVRNLLSNAIRHATEQSIVTVEIRRAADGRVITVVENDGPHLAEEDLARIWDHFYRAERSRDRKSGGTGLGLAIVKHILELHGSTFGARNTADGVAFYFTLQESGGSPHD; this comes from the coding sequence ATGAGAAAAAACAGCGTCGTGCTTAAGCTGTTTGTCGTCACGTCGGTCATGATTCTGCTTGTCTATTCGCTTGTGATGCTTGCGGAAGGCTTGTTTTTCGAACGTTTTTACCGGCTGTCCAAGGTTCATGCCCTGGAACGGAATATGAGCCGGTTTGCGGTGCAGCTGGGGCAGGCGGGTTCCGGCGAGCGGGAGCTTTCCCGGCTGCTCGGCGCATTCATGAACGAAAACGATGCAAGCACTGCCCTGCTAAATCAACGGTTCGAGCGTATCGCCGTCGATCCTTATTTTTTGGAGCTGCAAACGTCAAAAAAACGGATCCTCATACCGATTCCGGCGGAAGGCATGACGCAGGACGATCTTCCGCAAGGCATCCGGGCCGGGGATACGCTGACAGTGGACGGCATTTACATGGACGAGAAGGATACCGTTCTGCATCCCGTCGTCATCCGGCGGGAAAATGCGGCGGCCGTCCAGGAAGGGCTCACACGGGTTTCCGGAAAAGTTTCGGATCTCCTGCTGCCTGAACAGCGTTCGTTCAATCCGCTTTACCAGGATTCGCTCCTGGACGACGCACTCCGCGACTGGGTGGCGGACGAGGGCGGCGATCAGTCCCGGCTGCGCAGCGGGCAGACGGTCCGGACGGAATGGAGCGACAAATGGAGCGGCGTCCGGTACGCCGTGCTCATTCGGCCGCTTCCGGCGGCCGGCGGCGGGGAGCGCTATTTGTTCGTTCTCAGTTCGATGCAGCCTGTCGGAGAAGCGGTCGACATTCTCGGGAAGTACGTCATCTTTTTGACGCCGATCATTTTGCTGCTGATCCTTGTGCTGTCGCTCATCTACTCCCGAATCGTATCCCGTCCGCTGATTGCGCTCAGCCGCTCGGCTGCGCGCCTGGCCCGGCTGGATTTCGGCGCAGAGCCGGAAATCCGCTCGAAGGACGAGTTCGGCGAGCTGTCGCGCCATTTGACTTTGTTATCCCGGAATTTGGATTCGGCGCTGCAGGAGCTGACCGAGGCGAATACGAAGCTTCAGCAGGATGTGCTCGAGAAGCAGCGCTCCGAGCAGCTGCGCAAGGAGCTGATCGCGAACATCTCCCACGAGCTCAAGACGCCCCTCGGCATCGTGAAAGGCTTTGCGGAAGGCCTGCAGGACGGGGTGGCCGGCGATAAAAAGGACCGCTACCTGGCGCTCATCGTAAGCGAAACGGACCGGATGAACGCGTTGATCATGGATATGCTGGAGCTGTCCAAATACGAGGTTAAAGCGGTTCGGCTGAAGCCCGAAAGCCTGCTGCTTCAAGCGCTGATTCAAACCGCGGCCGATTCGTTCGCGCAGCAGCTTGAAAGCAAAGGCTTGCGAGCCGAGTTAAAAGCCGGCGAAGAGGACCTGCGCGTCATTGCGGATCCGGCGCGGATCGAGCAGGTCGTTCGGAATTTGCTGAGCAACGCCATACGCCACGCGACGGAGCAGAGTATCGTTACCGTCGAGATACGCCGAGCGGCGGACGGACGCGTTATAACAGTCGTCGAAAACGACGGACCGCACCTCGCGGAAGAAGATCTTGCCCGCATTTGGGATCATTTCTACAGGGCCGAGCGCTCGCGGGACCGCAAATCCGGCGGAACCGGTCTCGGTCTCGCGATCGTCAAGCATATTTTGGAGCTTCACGGCAGCACGTTCGGCGCACGCAACACGGCGGACGGCGTCGCCTTTTATTTTACCTTACAAGAAAGCGGAGGAAGTCCTCATGACTAA
- a CDS encoding response regulator transcription factor, producing MKRSILLVEDDILMREFITDYFKKEQWDVHEAENGRIAMEIFERTSVDLVVLDIMMPEMDGWSVCRRIREKSDVPVIMITARAEDEDQVMGFELGADEYVTKPLSPRVLVARATALMKRTEGTVGREGGTLRFGRLSVNRMAHAVSVSGQPVNLSPKEYDLLLFLIRHKGKVLSREYILDAVWGYEYEGDLRTVDTHIKKLRAKLGDEGRMIGTVIRSGYKFDVEP from the coding sequence GAAGACGATATTTTGATGCGCGAGTTTATAACGGATTATTTTAAAAAGGAACAGTGGGACGTACATGAAGCGGAGAACGGGCGGATCGCCATGGAAATTTTCGAACGGACGTCCGTCGATCTCGTCGTCCTGGACATTATGATGCCGGAAATGGACGGATGGTCGGTATGCCGCCGTATCCGCGAGAAATCGGACGTACCGGTCATTATGATTACGGCGAGGGCGGAGGACGAAGACCAGGTCATGGGGTTCGAACTCGGCGCCGACGAATATGTCACAAAACCGCTAAGCCCGCGGGTACTGGTCGCCCGCGCCACGGCCTTGATGAAAAGAACGGAAGGGACGGTCGGCCGCGAAGGCGGTACGCTCCGTTTCGGGCGGCTGTCCGTCAACCGGATGGCTCATGCGGTCTCCGTCTCGGGTCAGCCGGTCAATTTGTCGCCGAAGGAATACGATCTGCTGCTCTTTCTCATCCGGCACAAAGGAAAGGTGCTGTCCCGCGAATATATACTGGACGCGGTCTGGGGATACGAGTATGAGGGCGATTTGCGCACCGTCGATACGCATATTAAAAAGCTGAGAGCCAAGCTCGGGGACGAAGGCCGGATGATCGGCACCGTCATCCGCTCGGGCTATAAATTCGACGTCGAGCCATGA